AACTGATCATCGATGAGCACTTTTTGAGCTGAAATGTTTTGGTGAACGAGGGCAGGTTTGTTTACTTCGTTACGATGCAAATATGCTATACCTTTGGCTATGCCTTTAACAATGGAAACTCTTGTGGACCATTCCAAGACCTGTCCATTACCATCCTTGACATCAAGACAGCTTAGTAAATTCCCATTAGGGACAAAATCATATATGAGAAAGCACTCTCCCCGGGCCTTTGAACAACAGAACCCTCTCAATCCCACTAAATTTTCATGCTTCAATGAAGCCAAAACATTCAGTCCCTTCAAGAACTCAGCGTCATCTGATTTGCAACTAGTTTTGCCGATGCTTTTAATCGCAATAGCTGATCCATCCCTTAGAAACCCTCTATAAGTTGCGGAAAAGTTACTCTTCCCCAATAAATTTAACTCCGAAAAGTACTGAGTAGCTGTCTCCACCTCTTCTAAGTTGAACCTAAAGCTCTCAGCAAAGCCATTGTAGTTCCTGCCATCAGCCAAAGGATCCCAACCATTAGCATACTCAAGGCTAATGAGTGGAGATCCGTTCTTCCTACTAAACTCCTTGGTTTGATCGGTGCTAAGGCGGTTTTCAGGAACTTCAGATAAGCTACTAAGCTTCTGTTGCTGGCGATGATATTGCATGAATGTGACGAGTCCTATAACTGATAATGCAACTATGACAACAATCAGGGCAACAAGAATAGGACCCCTTTGAGACTTTGATGGCTTCGAGCAGGGTTTTTGCTCACAAGGTAACTGAAGATTTGCCGTCTCCGGTATTTCTCTAGTAACACCAGCTGCCTCTGAACCATACACCTCAGGTTTGCTTGGATTAATATGATCAGAATCATTACAAACTTTCAATGATGCAAAACCAGACCCACATAGACCCGGATTATTTTGAAACAAGAATCCATCATTCAGCCTCTTAAGAGCTACATCAAACCaagaagggaaaaaaatcaaatgaagttcattattatttttccataAAGCCAAGCAGaatatagttatatatatatatacataaaagatgTACCAAGAGGGACATTGCCAGAAAGTGAATTGTTCCGAATGTCTAGAACTTGAAGCAAAGGTGCATCAGCTAGTTTCGTAGGGATAGAACCAAAGAAACTATTGAAACTCAAATCAAGCCTTATTAATGTACCCAAATCCCCTAAACTTGCAGGGATTGCACCAGTAAGTTGATTGGACTGCAAGGCAAGTACA
This window of the Gossypium hirsutum isolate 1008001.06 chromosome A09, Gossypium_hirsutum_v2.1, whole genome shotgun sequence genome carries:
- the LOC107888759 gene encoding LRR receptor kinase SERK2, which codes for MDFRPPLSFFLILFTTQCCFSANTELKALMEIKAGLDPENKYLSSWTFNGDPCDGSFEGLCCNEKGQIANISLQGKGLSGKLSRAIAELKHLTGLYLHYNSLYGVIPKEIANLTLLTDLYLNMNNLSGQIPPQIGELGSLKVLQLCYNQLTGSIPTQVGSLKKLNVLALQSNQLTGAIPASLGDLGTLIRLDLSFNSFFGSIPTKLADAPLLQVLDIRNNSLSGNVPLALKRLNDGFLFQNNPGLCGSGFASLKVCNDSDHINPSKPEVYGSEAAGVTREIPETANLQLPCEQKPCSKPSKSQRGPILVALIVVIVALSVIGLVTFMQYHRQQQKLSSLSEVPENRLSTDQTKEFSRKNGSPLISLEYANGWDPLADGRNYNGFAESFRFNLEEVETATQYFSELNLLGKSNFSATYRGFLRDGSAIAIKSIGKTSCKSDDAEFLKGLNVLASLKHENLVGLRGFCCSKARGECFLIYDFVPNGNLLSCLDVKDGNGQVLEWSTRVSIVKGIAKGIAYLHRNEVNKPALVHQNISAQKVLIDDQFNPLLSDSGLHNLLTNDIVFAALKGSAAMGYLAPEYTSTGWFTEKSDVYAFGVVVFQVLCGKRNVTSLVRVGGECCRIQDFIDPNLHGRYLECEAAKLARIAWHCTHECPVERPSMEAVVQDLGV